The sequence below is a genomic window from Thermorudis peleae.
TCAGTGGCGGGCCGGGGAGTGGGCTTTTCCGATCGACTGATGGCGGTGATACCTGGGAAGAACTTTCGCACAAGCCTGGCTTGCCCAAGGGTGTGCTTGGCAAGATTGGCATCGCTCCCTCTCCAGCGAAGGAAGGACGGATCTGGGCGATTATTGAGGCCGAGGATGGAGCGGTCTTCCGTTCCGACGACTATGGTGAAACCTGGGAGCGGCTTTCCGAAGACCAAAGTCTTCGCCAACGTGCCTGGTACTATCACCACATTGTAGCTGACCCCCAGGATCCCGAAACCGTCTGGGTGCTGAACGTCGAACTTTGGAAGTCAAACGATGGTGGGAAGACGTTTTTCAGTATCCCAACGCCCCATGGTGACCACCACGCGCTCTGGATCGATCCGCACGATCCCAAACGGATGATCCTTGGCGACGACGGTGGCGCCAGCGTCAGCTTCGATGGGGGCAGAACCTGGTCAGACATCTATAACCAGCCAACGGCCGAAATCTACCACGTGACAGTCGACCGGCAATTCCCGTTCCGGGTCTATGGTGCCCAGCAGGACAATACAACGATCAGCATTCCGAGCCGGTCGCACCGGGGCGCGATCACCGTTGCTGAGTATGAGGAGGTTGGCGGCGGCGAAAGTGGCTACATCGCCGTCGATCCGCGCAATCCCAATATTATCTATGCTGGCAACTACCTCGGCTACCTCACGCGCTACGACCGAGCTGCCGGCCAAATCCAGAATGTCCAAGTCTGGCCGGAGACGACGCTCGGTGCTGGTGCGGAAGAGGCGAAATACCGTTTCCAGTGGACATATCCAATCGTCATCTCGCCGCATGATCCTGATGTGCTTTACGTCACGTCGAACGTCGTGCACCGCTCACGTGATGGTGGCCAGAGCTGGGAAGTGATCAGCCCTGACCTCACTCGCAACGATCCTGACAAGCTCAAGTCCTCAGGTGGGCCGATTACCAAGGACAATACGGGGGCGGAATATTACTGCACGATCTTCGCGTTTGCTGAGTCGCCGGTACAGGCTGGGGTACTCTGGGCCGGTTCGGATGATGGACTGGTGCATGTCTCACGTGATGGCGGCGCCACCTGGCAGAACGTCACGCCGCCGGACTTGCCCGAGTGGGCGACGATTAGCATCATCGAACCCTCGCCACATGATGCTGCGACCTGCTATCTCGCAGCCCATCGCTATCGCCTTGATGACTTCCGTCCACTGTTGTTCAAGACGACGGACTTTGGTCAGCACTGGCAGCTGATCACCGCTGGTCTGCCGGACGATGAAATTACTCGGGTGATCCGCGTCGATCCGCAGCGGCCAGGTCTGCTTTTTGCCGGAACCGAGACGGGGCTTTGGGTTTCCTTTGATGATGGGGGGCAATGGGAACGGTTCGGGGCAATTGCCGGTTGTTCCCATCCATGACCTCGTGATCACAGGCGACACCTTGGTGCTGGCACGCATGGCCGTGGCTTCTGGTTGCTCGACGACCTCACGCCCATACGCCAGTTTGCTCCGGAGCAACTTGAACAACCGGCCTGGCTCTTCGCGCTCGGTGACGTGTGCGCTATCGCTCATATCGCGGCTTTGGTCATGCTGCTCCTGGCCAGATTAGCCATCGTGGCGCTGGCGCGTTCCGTGTCTCGTTCGAGCTTCAGGAGACTGAGACGGGAGAGCGACGGAAATCTTGCTTGATGCTGCACCAAATCCTCCTGATGGTGCAGTCCTCCGCTACTTTCTCCGTGAGGAGCCAGCAGCTGAGATAACAATCACGATTCATGATGAGGCAGGCAATGAAATCCGCCGCTTCTCCAGCACGAAGCCGCAGCC
It includes:
- a CDS encoding WD40/YVTN/BNR-like repeat-containing protein; translation: SGGPGSGLFRSTDGGDTWEELSHKPGLPKGVLGKIGIAPSPAKEGRIWAIIEAEDGAVFRSDDYGETWERLSEDQSLRQRAWYYHHIVADPQDPETVWVLNVELWKSNDGGKTFFSIPTPHGDHHALWIDPHDPKRMILGDDGGASVSFDGGRTWSDIYNQPTAEIYHVTVDRQFPFRVYGAQQDNTTISIPSRSHRGAITVAEYEEVGGGESGYIAVDPRNPNIIYAGNYLGYLTRYDRAAGQIQNVQVWPETTLGAGAEEAKYRFQWTYPIVISPHDPDVLYVTSNVVHRSRDGGQSWEVISPDLTRNDPDKLKSSGGPITKDNTGAEYYCTIFAFAESPVQAGVLWAGSDDGLVHVSRDGGATWQNVTPPDLPEWATISIIEPSPHDAATCYLAAHRYRLDDFRPLLFKTTDFGQHWQLITAGLPDDEITRVIRVDPQRPGLLFAGTETGLWVSFDDGGQWERFGAIAGCSHP